In Synechococcus sp. PCC 6312, one genomic interval encodes:
- a CDS encoding Eco57I restriction-modification methylase domain-containing protein yields MSRQPTNPLFHDRTLNAAIRAFTFPADLPERQGKILQWIDVLQSGTLDEIKETSLHGSFLADIFQAILGYRSVIAGGGQAWEIHAEQTISDGGGSADGALGFFTATVQAKGGVKLSGRVIAPIELKGAKDDLDRVAPGRKESAVDQGWRYANYTPDCKWVIVSNYREIRLYQTSKTPAYCEIFRLLDLGEMEAFQRFYFLLCRENFLPNQPQARSRIDELLAESNEAEAAITNALYEQYKQVRVDLAQHFQATAPNDIENRDTVLIEKAQKVLDRVLFIAFCEDRGLLPDKTIQKAYEHRDPYNPRPIWENYKAIFRWVDQGNEDPPIPGYNGGLFKLDSLLDEQLQVTDQLCGQLKDLTRFDFDTEVSVNILGHIFEQSVSDLEELKALAAGQSFNQKQGKRKTQGVYYTPAFITQYIVEVALGGYLRQKEAVLSQQLGLDTIPKQATKKRRDTEVKFWEDYRDILLKTRVIDPACGSGAFLIAAFDYLNREYERVNEALAALAVDQQSKGKVAADVVGQRSLFDLDETILNKNLFGVDLWPESVEITKLSLWLKTAKKEKALTYLDDNIKVGNSIVSDPSYDPLAFNWLAAFPDVFADGGFDVVLGNPPYVRQERLTPFKPYLQTHYQTFDGVADLYVYFYEQGLRILKPEGVLSYIVTNKWFKAGYGEALRRFFTENSIFEQILDFGHAPIFPDAEVFPCIVSMRKPETVNHPASTVRVCPVPREKLPEISLPQYVQQEGFDIPWTRFTEQAWSLEPPEVDALMQKIQSVGIPLKEYVGHSPYYGIKTGLNEAFLIDNATKNKLVNLDPKSVEIIKPYLRGQDVKRWNPDWQNLWMILAHKEIQIENYPIVREHLTQYGEKLEKRAGKQLWWQLQAPPSSTDLFEQPKIIWPDLAWGAKFCFDYNNFYTNDLCFILPTNNLWLLAVINSPLIWAWLWRNAAHGKDEVLRLKNIYTETLPIPPTTDEIKSQIEPKVSRLIELTKQNQASHREVYDWLQTEQAILKLGQKLENFANLDGDQFVQEVRIRKPKGTSLNPKALKELRDVYQDYAPQIQARNAEALTLEIQLSDLVNQAYGLTPEEIDLMWKTAPPRMPIPRPI; encoded by the coding sequence ATGTCTCGACAACCCACAAACCCGCTTTTTCATGACAGAACTCTAAATGCTGCAATTCGGGCGTTTACGTTTCCGGCTGACTTACCTGAGCGACAAGGGAAGATTTTGCAGTGGATTGATGTTTTGCAGTCTGGGACGTTGGATGAGATTAAGGAAACCTCGCTGCATGGCAGTTTTTTAGCTGATATTTTCCAGGCCATATTGGGCTATCGATCCGTGATTGCGGGGGGTGGCCAGGCCTGGGAGATTCATGCCGAGCAAACGATTTCTGATGGGGGCGGTTCGGCTGATGGGGCGTTGGGGTTCTTTACGGCTACTGTGCAGGCCAAAGGCGGGGTTAAGTTATCCGGGCGGGTGATTGCACCGATTGAGTTAAAGGGGGCCAAGGATGATTTGGATCGGGTTGCCCCAGGCCGGAAGGAATCAGCAGTAGATCAAGGGTGGCGATATGCCAATTACACACCGGATTGTAAATGGGTGATTGTCTCGAACTATCGGGAAATTCGGCTGTATCAAACCAGTAAGACCCCGGCCTATTGTGAAATCTTTCGCTTGCTGGACTTGGGGGAGATGGAGGCGTTTCAGCGGTTTTATTTCCTGCTGTGTCGAGAGAACTTTTTACCCAATCAACCCCAGGCCCGGTCACGGATTGATGAACTATTAGCTGAGTCCAATGAAGCCGAGGCAGCGATTACTAATGCCCTGTATGAGCAATACAAGCAAGTCCGGGTTGATTTAGCCCAGCATTTCCAGGCCACGGCCCCAAATGACATCGAAAATCGAGATACTGTCCTGATCGAAAAAGCCCAGAAGGTCTTGGATCGGGTGTTGTTTATTGCTTTTTGCGAGGATCGGGGGTTATTGCCGGATAAGACGATCCAAAAAGCCTATGAGCATCGAGATCCTTACAACCCCAGGCCCATTTGGGAGAACTACAAAGCCATTTTTCGGTGGGTCGATCAGGGGAATGAGGATCCACCCATTCCGGGCTATAACGGCGGCCTGTTCAAACTGGATTCTCTTTTAGATGAGCAGCTTCAGGTTACGGATCAACTCTGTGGCCAGCTTAAGGATTTAACTCGGTTTGATTTTGATACGGAAGTGTCGGTCAACATTTTGGGGCATATTTTTGAGCAGTCGGTTAGTGATCTGGAGGAGTTGAAGGCTCTAGCGGCGGGGCAATCGTTTAACCAAAAGCAAGGCAAGCGCAAGACTCAGGGGGTTTATTACACTCCGGCATTTATTACTCAGTACATTGTCGAGGTGGCATTGGGGGGATATTTAAGGCAAAAGGAAGCCGTTTTATCTCAACAACTCGGATTAGATACCATTCCCAAGCAAGCGACCAAGAAACGGCGAGACACTGAGGTTAAGTTTTGGGAGGACTATCGAGATATTTTGCTCAAAACCAGGGTGATTGATCCGGCCTGTGGTTCGGGGGCATTTTTGATTGCGGCGTTTGATTATCTAAACCGAGAGTATGAGCGGGTGAATGAAGCCTTGGCCGCTTTGGCAGTGGATCAACAAAGTAAGGGAAAGGTGGCGGCGGATGTGGTGGGGCAGCGGAGTTTATTTGATTTAGACGAGACTATTTTAAATAAAAATTTGTTTGGGGTTGATTTATGGCCGGAGTCTGTGGAAATTACCAAGTTATCCCTGTGGTTAAAGACGGCCAAGAAGGAAAAGGCGTTAACTTACTTGGATGACAATATCAAGGTTGGCAATTCTATTGTTTCTGATCCTAGTTATGATCCCTTAGCGTTTAATTGGCTAGCGGCGTTTCCTGATGTGTTTGCGGATGGTGGGTTTGATGTGGTGCTGGGGAATCCGCCCTATGTCCGCCAGGAACGACTCACCCCATTTAAGCCCTATTTACAAACCCATTACCAGACTTTTGATGGGGTGGCTGATCTCTATGTCTATTTTTATGAGCAGGGGTTAAGGATTCTTAAGCCGGAGGGGGTGCTGTCCTACATCGTCACGAATAAGTGGTTCAAGGCGGGCTATGGGGAAGCATTGCGGCGGTTCTTTACTGAGAATTCTATCTTTGAGCAAATTCTAGATTTTGGTCATGCCCCAATTTTTCCTGATGCTGAAGTGTTTCCCTGTATTGTCTCGATGCGTAAGCCTGAAACGGTGAATCATCCAGCTTCAACAGTGCGGGTGTGTCCAGTTCCCCGTGAGAAGTTGCCAGAGATTAGTTTGCCTCAGTATGTGCAGCAGGAAGGGTTTGATATTCCTTGGACTCGCTTTACGGAACAGGCCTGGAGCCTTGAACCCCCAGAAGTTGATGCTTTGATGCAGAAGATTCAATCGGTGGGGATTCCACTTAAGGAATATGTAGGACATTCACCCTATTACGGTATTAAAACGGGTTTAAATGAGGCTTTCTTAATTGACAATGCAACCAAAAACAAATTAGTTAATCTTGATCCCAAGAGTGTAGAAATTATCAAACCTTACTTAAGAGGCCAGGATGTTAAACGCTGGAATCCAGATTGGCAAAACTTGTGGATGATTCTAGCGCATAAAGAGATTCAAATAGAAAATTACCCTATTGTCAGGGAACATTTAACTCAATACGGTGAGAAATTAGAGAAAAGAGCAGGAAAACAATTATGGTGGCAGTTACAAGCTCCTCCATCTTCTACGGATTTATTTGAACAACCTAAAATAATCTGGCCTGATTTAGCGTGGGGAGCAAAATTTTGTTTTGATTATAATAATTTTTATACCAACGACTTATGTTTTATCTTACCTACAAATAATCTTTGGTTATTAGCAGTTATCAATTCACCACTAATATGGGCATGGCTATGGCGTAATGCTGCTCACGGCAAAGATGAAGTGTTACGGCTCAAAAACATATACACAGAAACCTTACCAATTCCCCCGACTACCGATGAAATAAAGTCACAAATTGAACCAAAAGTTAGTCGCTTAATTGAACTCACCAAACAAAACCAGGCCAGCCATAGAGAGGTATATGATTGGCTCCAAACAGAACAAGCGATTCTTAAACTCGGCCAAAAATTAGAGAACTTTGCCAATTTGGATGGTGATCAGTTTGTCCAAGAAGTGAGAATCAGAAAACCCAAAGGAACCAGCCTAAACCCCAAAGCCTTAAAAGAATTGCGAGATGTTTACCAAGACTATGCCCCCCAAATCCAGGCCCGCAATGCCGAAGCTCTCACCCTAGAAATTCAACTCTCAGATTTAGTCAACCAAGCCTATGGCCTCACTCCAGAAGAAATTGATCTGATGTGGAAAACGGCCCCACCCAGAATGCCCATCCCCCGGCCGATTTAA
- a CDS encoding PIN domain-containing protein, whose product MYLVDTDVMIDIQRGYEPALAWFASLPELPSIPGFVVMELIQDAQNKQQVRQVLQLIAPLTIVWPTETDCARALSDFTAYHLSHKIGLIDALIGACAVGRNVTLCTFNIKHYQVISGLRIEQPYTR is encoded by the coding sequence ATGTACCTAGTTGATACCGATGTCATGATCGATATTCAGCGGGGGTATGAGCCGGCCCTGGCCTGGTTTGCCTCTCTCCCAGAACTACCAAGTATTCCTGGCTTTGTGGTTATGGAGTTGATTCAAGATGCTCAGAATAAGCAACAGGTGCGTCAAGTGCTCCAACTCATCGCCCCCTTAACGATTGTCTGGCCAACTGAAACTGACTGCGCCCGGGCCCTATCTGATTTTACGGCCTATCACCTGTCTCACAAAATTGGTTTGATTGATGCTTTAATTGGGGCCTGTGCCGTTGGGCGGAATGTAACCCTCTGCACTTTTAACATCAAGCACTACCAAGTCATCTCAGGCTTGCGCATAGAACAGCCTTACACTCGCTAA
- a CDS encoding antitoxin, protein MNTAQIKTDGDHQIVILPKEIELSGTEFYIKKVGDSIILISKDHPWQLLFDSLDQFSDDFMETRD, encoded by the coding sequence ATGAATACCGCTCAAATCAAAACCGATGGCGATCACCAAATTGTCATCCTTCCCAAAGAAATAGAACTTTCTGGCACTGAGTTTTATATCAAGAAGGTTGGTGATTCAATCATTCTCATTTCTAAAGATCATCCCTGGCAATTATTGTTTGACAGCTTAGACCAATTTTCAGATGACTTCATGGAAACCAGAGATTAG
- a CDS encoding DUF2442 domain-containing protein, producing the protein MSEISPRLAQASPEERSIYQVSPAGYGIHWPLIDEDLSINGLLRIAQKSSVATV; encoded by the coding sequence ATTAGTGAAATTTCGCCACGATTAGCCCAGGCCAGCCCAGAAGAACGCTCTATCTATCAAGTTTCCCCGGCTGGATATGGGATTCACTGGCCCCTAATTGATGAGGATTTGTCTATTAACGGGTTACTGAGAATTGCCCAAAAATCATCAGTTGCTACGGTTTAA
- a CDS encoding chorismate lyase, translating to MPSQPFLTPAAAIKDPQVPAWYALDPVWQGTTDVIPVGLPHALLAPAWQILILGDGSPTRHLQLLTGEPTEVDVIDMSLVGLDADHAPPAIAAIPGPRLRRQVWLRTASGQRLAYATSWWEAAHVDEYLQNRALPIWASLAKLKVELYRDIQGVYLGHSPELAAAFGETGPFWGRHYLFWHDHRPLTVIYEVFSPYLCRYLGPMSCHP from the coding sequence ATGCCCTCTCAACCGTTTCTAACGCCAGCCGCCGCAATCAAGGATCCGCAAGTCCCGGCCTGGTATGCCCTAGACCCGGTTTGGCAAGGAACAACGGATGTGATTCCTGTGGGATTACCCCATGCCCTGTTGGCCCCGGCCTGGCAGATTTTAATCTTGGGCGATGGCTCACCGACTCGGCATTTACAACTCCTGACGGGGGAACCTACAGAGGTGGATGTGATTGATATGTCTCTGGTTGGCCTGGATGCAGATCACGCTCCGCCGGCAATTGCGGCAATTCCTGGCCCAAGGCTCAGACGACAAGTGTGGTTGCGGACTGCTTCGGGTCAACGTTTGGCCTATGCCACTTCTTGGTGGGAAGCTGCCCATGTGGATGAATATCTCCAAAACCGGGCTTTACCCATTTGGGCCAGTCTAGCCAAACTAAAGGTCGAACTGTATCGGGATATTCAGGGGGTTTATTTGGGTCATTCCCCAGAGTTAGCGGCTGCCTTCGGGGAAACCGGGCCGTTTTGGGGCCGACATTACTTGTTCTGGCACGACCATCGCCCGTTAACAGTCATCTATGAAGTTTTTTCACCCTATCTCTGTCGCTATCTGGGCCCGATGAGTTGTCATCCTTAG
- a CDS encoding ammonium transporter codes for MTKFSTPKWRFFRYTDFKSKTWGQTISSLWLAFRRFADLSQPPAPLAGSRRFIVLFALPLCLIGFSSLLAGPFAEGSLAQTADAATDPYKAIDAADTAWMLVSTALVLLMTPGLAFFYGGLVRSRNVLNTIMMSLVSMGVVGVTWVLWGYSLAFSHVSLNDKNFETGIGALIGGLNWIGLHGVDLAPDPGGIYAATIPHELFMLYQMTFAIITVALVSGAIVERISFKAYFWFLILWSTFIYSPLAHMVWGRGFLGSINALDFAGGTVVHISSGVSALVAAWMLGARKDHQVAPMLPHNVPFVLLGVGLLWFGWFGFNGGSALGIGGDVAKLPSATVAVVATTIAAAAAGLTWMLAEWLLRGVPTAVGLGSGFVAGLVGITPAAGFVTPLSALAIGAITALCCYGAVNLKAKLKFDDALDTFPVHGVGGTVGALLTGVFATKVVNGFANTDGLLYGNPGQLLPQLTSIIVSWVLAGVGTFIILKLLSLVMDLRVSTDVEDEGLDIHEHGEAAYGGDFPSEISLKR; via the coding sequence ATGACAAAATTTTCGACTCCCAAGTGGCGTTTTTTTCGGTACACTGACTTCAAGTCAAAGACCTGGGGGCAAACTATATCCTCTCTTTGGTTAGCGTTCCGAAGATTTGCTGATCTCTCCCAGCCCCCTGCTCCCTTGGCTGGCTCCCGCCGCTTTATTGTTCTATTTGCCTTGCCTCTATGCCTGATTGGATTTTCTAGTTTATTGGCTGGGCCATTCGCTGAGGGTTCTCTGGCCCAAACCGCAGATGCAGCCACAGATCCCTACAAGGCCATTGACGCAGCCGACACAGCCTGGATGTTAGTCAGTACAGCCTTGGTCTTGTTGATGACACCCGGCCTGGCATTTTTCTATGGTGGCTTAGTCCGCTCCCGCAACGTCCTGAACACAATCATGATGAGCCTCGTTTCCATGGGAGTCGTGGGGGTAACCTGGGTGCTGTGGGGGTACAGTTTAGCCTTCAGTCATGTTTCCCTCAATGACAAGAATTTTGAAACTGGGATTGGCGCATTGATTGGCGGCTTGAATTGGATTGGGTTGCATGGTGTTGATCTGGCCCCAGATCCCGGTGGAATTTATGCCGCGACCATTCCCCATGAACTGTTTATGCTCTATCAAATGACCTTTGCCATTATTACGGTGGCGTTGGTGTCAGGCGCGATTGTGGAGCGGATCAGTTTTAAGGCCTACTTTTGGTTTCTGATCCTATGGTCAACTTTTATTTACTCGCCTTTAGCGCACATGGTTTGGGGACGGGGCTTTTTAGGCAGTATCAATGCGCTCGATTTTGCCGGGGGGACGGTGGTGCACATCAGTTCTGGAGTCTCGGCCTTAGTGGCGGCCTGGATGTTAGGGGCGCGCAAGGATCATCAAGTTGCCCCCATGTTGCCTCACAATGTGCCCTTTGTTTTGCTCGGGGTGGGTTTGCTTTGGTTTGGCTGGTTTGGCTTTAACGGGGGTAGTGCCTTAGGGATTGGCGGTGATGTGGCCAAATTACCTTCAGCAACAGTGGCAGTGGTCGCAACAACAATTGCAGCAGCAGCAGCAGGCTTAACGTGGATGTTGGCGGAATGGCTACTACGAGGTGTACCCACTGCTGTCGGATTAGGAAGTGGTTTTGTGGCTGGCCTGGTCGGAATTACTCCTGCGGCCGGTTTTGTGACTCCCCTGAGTGCGCTGGCTATTGGGGCAATTACAGCCTTGTGCTGCTATGGAGCCGTCAACTTAAAAGCCAAGTTAAAGTTTGATGATGCTCTGGATACATTTCCTGTTCATGGTGTGGGGGGAACAGTCGGGGCCCTTTTAACCGGGGTGTTTGCCACAAAAGTGGTCAATGGTTTTGCCAATACCGATGGTTTACTGTACGGCAATCCAGGCCAACTGCTGCCTCAACTCACCAGCATCATCGTTTCTTGGGTGTTAGCGGGTGTCGGTACATTCATTATTCTCAAACTGTTGTCATTGGTGATGGACTTACGGGTGAGTACCGATGTGGAGGATGAGGGCCTGGATATTCATGAGCACGGTGAGGCAGCCTATGGCGGTGATTTTCCTAGCGAAATCAGTCTCAAGCGTTAA